GCATATCATATGTCTAAGGAATATGTACAGATTGACATAgcttcttatttttttttcttacgCGACCATCATATTTCCTTTATTTCTCGATCAGGGACTGGCTGCCCGTCGCGTGGGCGAAGCGCCAGCTTGCCGGTTTTGTCGATGACAGCTTCAAGGCCTCGCTGCTCCATCATTCCACCGTCGTCCCGAACTTCGCGAGCTTCCAAATCTTCAATGAGCTTCTGGTTTTCGCGGTTCCCTTCAAGCAGAAACTTAAGACACATCACAGCATGCTCCTTGATATACGGATTGTGCGCATCGAAGTTGGTGCAGGAAAGAATGGTCTCGACACCACCATGCTTCCGGATCTGATCCTGAACTTCGGGGCACTTCCACACCAAAGAGGAGAGAACGAGCACAACGAGCTTCTTGAGGTTGCGCCATTCGAACTCGGACGGATCTTCGGTGATAGGCGGAGACTCGGGTCTGGATGCGGTGCCGCCGTCGGTAGGATCTGGATCACTTGGGTCGTAGGGTCGCTCAACGGCGATAGGACCGGGGCTTGCACTCTGCTGGTGGTCCCTAGAGGGGCTGTGACGGCCGAGGTTCAGTTGGCTGAGTTGGCCCTTGGGGATGCTTGCTTCGAGTTCCTTGATTAGGGTGACGAGATCGTAGACGATCTCCCACATGACAAGAAGTGTTTTCCAGTCGTTGTTCTCTGTCAGGACGGCGAAGAATTCTAGGAACTGGTAGACACCTTCGTAGACACGTTCCATGTCCCATAGATTCAGAGGAAAGTCTTCTGGCAGAGCTCGTCCGGCACGGATCTGGCCTTGGAGGTAAATCAGAGCACATGTCTCGGGGATGATGTTGCCGCGGAATATTGTGAAGATGTAGCGGACCGTGAGGACATCGACCCTGGAGAGCGGGGCTGGGTTCTTTGCAGAATTGGCCTGCCCGGAACCCGTAACGGAGGCGGGGGAATATTTGGCTCTGAAAATGTGTGTAAGGATCTTTACAACGACCGCCTGTGCTGGGGAGATTATATCCTTGGGTTGGCCGAAGTCCGAATAAGCGTGGGACATAAGGCCATTCTTAAGTACTGCATCCATAATTTGAACCATCATCTTGAAGTAAAGCTCATCGTCAGGAAGATCCCAAGCAGCAATGAAGATCAAAAGCTCCCGGAGTAGATTTCGGCCCGTCTCCTGGGTGAGAAGAACGTGGCATCTGAGAGCTTGCATGTTCCGCAATCCGGTACGCTCGCCACCCTTGAGTCCAAAGCTATCGACAATACCGGCTTGGATGATCATCGGAAGCGCCTCGATCTCGGCAGGGCCTAACACAAGGGGGATATCAGTTAGCAGACCACGCTGCTGATCGCCTGGACGTCCGCGGTagtcgtcgtcatcctcatcatcttcttcttcctcctcatctatGCTCCCATCGGCAACGGCTTCCAAGCTGCGTGagtcatcatcgccaactGTGCCTGCATCGCCTGTATCATAGTCATGATCCCTCTCATCGCCGAGTTGGGAAGTTTCCTGTAGTCGCGCCATTAACTCATCCTTGGCTTCTTGGAGTGTTTCCGCCGCTGATTGGGCCGACCTCGGCATGCTCGTGTCCTCCTCTGCAATCGGGGCATCGCCTGAGGCAAGCGCACCGTATTCATTGAGATCTGGGAGGTCTGACCAACATATACGTGGAAACCCTGCAGTCGGGCTGCGGTCAATCGTAAGAATTGCCTTTTTCCGGGGAGGTTCATCATCTGGAAGGGCGGGAGGAAGGTCTTTTGCTCTGTCTTGAAGGTCCGACCATCCATCCACCTTGGCACCCAGAATAGCAGTAAGGGCGGCGCGAATCTCTTTAACTTGGTCAGGGTCTTTACCCATTTCTTGGATAGCCGTCAGATCACGCCCAAGTAGTTTTTCCATGTGATCCTTGATGTTGGCAAGCAGTAGCATAGCTGCTTCCTCTTTGATGGTAGCTGGCTCTCGCGGGAAGTTGGATATCGTCTCAAGTAACAGATCCTCGGCTGTTTGATCGTAAAGTGCCCTGATCGGGGGGTTGACTATCCTCTCGCCGGTTTTCACGATTGGTGCTAGTCCCTCTGGATGGCTGCTTGCCTGGTCAAGAGGCTCCTTGGGCTGAATGATGTTGGAGTCCCCGGTCGAATGGTATCCAAATAGATCCAACCACAGAACCATCTTCCGCTGTTCATTATGCATGATAAAGTTGTGCAGGAACTGGAGACATGTAATCAAAAGCCGCTTGTATAAGTTGACGACTTTCTGCCACCGTTCCTCATTTCTCGCGTTCGTTTCTCCGTCAAAGCCCCGCGCGGTCACTCGGACACAAGTATCTACCAACGCCAAAACCCTCTGGTCGAACCCTTTCTCCGCTGCCATATTTTGCGCCTTTTTCGTAGTGGCGAGGAGGTTCCGGGCGATCGTACAAAGATCATTGAGGCGTTCGATATCCTTGACAAGCGAAAAGTAATTGTAGGCAATTAGATTGGACGAGGAGTGTTCGTAGTTTGCGGCCGGTGGGCTTTTCCAGATGAATGACTGTGATTCCAGCACGGGAATCGCCTTCGTGAAAACGTCTGTGAGACCTTGCCAAATGTCCGGAGACAAACCTAGACCATGCCTGGCGGGGGCAAAAGTGTTAGTCGCCTGCCAATATACACAAACCAATACAGAAGCCAGTTCTTACCTAACATCACTTTCCTGGTGTGTCTTATACAGGATCTGTTTTCCAGCAGAAAGCATATGATCCAGGCGTTTGTCGTCAATCATCCCCCGGGTCTCGTAGTGGCTCAAGGTGCCCATCAGGATAACCTTCAACATGAGCTCCGCGGGGGTGCACTTTGGCTTCATTTCTGTTGAAGCTCGGTCCGCCATTTTGAAGTGCCTCGGGGGCAGAACGGACAAAAATAATCTTTCGAGCCTCGGGCAACCCTGATGTATTTGTGATTTCCAGAAGTTATTTAAGAGGCAAGTGTTGGCGGGacaggaaaagaaatcatTTGAAGTGGTAAATTTTTCCGGTTCCGCGGTGTGAGAGCCGCCTCACCTGCCCTTTAGAGAAATTTAAATCTCGTGATCGGGGGCAAAAATGAAGTATATAATCATTACAGTGTAAGCGTCTTCAGacaaaaaataataaaaaatcacCGGCAAACAGTAATAATTCAAACAATCCTATGTACGGTGACTCTTTTGCGCAGAACGGGCTTCAAAGACATGACAGAGATTATTCCAAAAGCCCAAGTCGTAAATGTTGTCAATTTCCTTCATGCTTTTGACTTGCACAAATCTCTGGTCGATGGCTGCCTTTGGATCATGCGGCTGCATAATATCATTTGAGCTTCTGTGAACACCATGTCCTTCTTTAGGGGGCTCTCCCCCCGTAAGGACAAGCATTTGATCGCTGCTCACGGGCCAAGAAATCTCCGCCTGCGGAGAATCAAGAAGAGGAGACTTGCTTCTTTTATGACTGCCGACAAATTTGAACGCCATTCCATCGGCCACGTCGTCTTTCCAATCCGACCATTTTGCGCTCTCATTCGTTGTCATTCCCGCCCAGATAAGATATGTATGGTAGACAAGAAAGCCTACAGCCAGCGGGGCTGTCATAAACATTAGCATCGTAACTGCCCCAATGCGCGTATCATATGCTATTATCCCCGTGCATAGGTTGAAAAACGTAGGCCAGCTTTGTTTTCTCGTGCGCGCTGGGGAGCTTGGAGGTACGAGATCGTCCAAGGTTTGAGCCAAGAGAGAATAACCAAGTAATGCGCCATAGGTCAGCATGACGCTTAAAGACAGCAAAAGCGACAGGAAATAACGATAGTTGTTAAGGCCAACGCAGTTGGTGAGCCATACGCAATGATGATCTTGCCGAGAAACACAACCTTTGCAATAGCTGCAATGCTTACTTCTTGCTGGTTTGAGAAAAAGGCAGGTTTCGCAAGTATGCCCAGGGTGGAATATGACTTTGTCATAAGGATAGCGtcccatctcctccgcgTGGTTGTCCGCGGTGATGAAGGATTTAGTGACAACGCTCGCATATAGGAAATAATATGGAAGTCCTACAGCGACCGTAATGCAAACGTGGTGGATCACGGAGACTCTAGGCCAAGCACTCGGGATGAATATGAGTTCACCGCTAGCCAGCATTGTCGTAAAGAATACCTACAAAATAAGTCAATAAGTATGCAAAGCCAGGATTTAAATGCAAAACTGACGAGAACAAGTGGATGATTTTCGTAAAGTACATAGCTACCAGCCCGGTTCCATAACCCTATGACTCGCCCGCCGAACAAACGGGAATCTAGGTATGATATACCATTGGGGACATGTATCCATACAAGCCTATAGATAAAGCCAATCGGGGTTTTCCTGGGTTCATCAGACAGAGCGATATACATGGCAGTAGCAATTGTACCATACCGGAAAAAGGGCAGCCTCCCAAAAAGAACGACGAATACGAAACTAGAAAATCCTAGGATCGCAAGAGCAATGGTTCGGATAAGCCCCATCGCTGTCGAACAAATGCGTTAACCAAGGAGTTTCCTCCTTGTTATATAGTGCGAGCAATCAAAGTGCCAGAAAAGACATTCCCCTGGATTATTTCGAAGATATATAGCAGGAGGCCAGAAATTGTTAGCTCCTGAGATTATTTCACGAGCAGAGTTGGAATCAACATGGAAGCCTCGCGGATGCCGCTAGTTTCAGACACGTGACCAGGTTGTACGTTTTGGCCGGAAGCAGAAGCCTAATTACCCGCGTGAAGTCACAACTATCCGACTAAACACGGGATACTCGCATTACTTTGTTTTCGTCAAGGAGATTTTATAAGGAATATCTATTCTGTGGCTCCCTTGAAGTTTGGCCGCATGCGCGCTGCCGCGACACGTCGCGTGAGCACGTGATATTTGTTGGAAACGGGTTGAGGAAATTCTTCTTCAAAACAGATAGAATAACCTAGGGGAGGCTGCAGCAAAGATGGCGTCAAACACGGCCGGAGAGGCTGAGCAGGGCAGACGTGAAGGGGATGGGCATGATGGCATTTTCCAGGGGATGTCTTTCTGGCTGTCTGAGAACGTCCCTCAAAAACGTAGATTCAAGGAACTCATACAAGTTTGTCATCAGAATTCGGCTGCTTGATTCTCACTAACAAATTGAAAGCAAAATGATGGCGTTGTGAAACTCCGTGAGAAGGATGCGGGCGTGCTAATAGTGGACCACAAGAGGAAGAATCTCCCGCCCAATGCGTAAGTCTATATCCCCACGTTCTATTGCTTTAAATGCATGCATCCTGATTATGTGTAGATACTCTTACCAGTTCATCGAGAAGTCGATCCAAAAAGGAATACTGGAAGATCTAGAGGTACACAAGGCTGGTCCTTCAACAGCCCGGCCTGTCGGGGCAACAAATATTCAAGCCAGAAGCCACCGGCTAGCATATACGATAGAAGACGACCAATCGATTTTCGACTATGTGCAACAATTTGAAAAGAATCCAAAGGCTTCAATATCTGGTAACAAGATCTATGAGGAATTTGCAGCACAGGTATTCAATACTCAAACCAGCATTGAATAGATATTGGTGGGCTTGCACTAACAGATAGGTTTTAGCACCCCAGACATACATTTCAATCGTGGCGCGATAGGTACCTCAAGAGGCTTCGAGGGCGGCCACGTCCCGGCGGAATGATAGAACCTACTGCCGCCACGGCGGACAGTGAGGAAACTCGCAGAAGTCAGTCGGCCCACGCAACTACGTCACGCGGAGACCAAGTTGCAGCTGAAAGAAATACACCACGACGGGGGCCACAGGAGAGGAAGCGGAAACGCAGCCCAGAACCCACAGAGTCTGGCGAACGCGAACCTAACCGCATGGCTAGCAAACAACAAACGAAGGCAGCAAATCAGCATCCGATACCACAGCCACCAGAAGTAGTGGTGCCTCATGAATCTCTGgttgagaaaagaaagtcacCACGCCGTGGGGAACCTCCAAGCCCCAAAAAGGCAAAGATCACAACACAACAGCCACCAGAAGTAGCGGTGCCTCATGAATCTCTGgttgagaaaagaaagtcacCACGCCGTGAGGAACCTCCAAGCCCTAAAAAGGCAAAGATCACAACACAACAAAATACAGAAACCGCCGTAAATCAGGAATATGCCGGCGGAACTAGCATAGGCATCGATAACCTCTTCTTAGAGCTCCCCTTTCTCCCGCCAAGTCCAgcggccgaggaggaggaggaggctcCAGAGCAAGATATTGAATCATGGATAGACAATCGGCTTCGCGAAGGCAAGGGCGATGAGGCCCAAATCATCGAGTCATTACGCTGCACCAGTATGGATCCAACCTTGGCAGATAAAGTGTTGGATTCCATAGCTGCAGGGAACAGTATACCGGCTGATATGCGCGGGGTTTGGACAGCAGAGGATGACAGAAGCTTGGAGGCACAAGATACACGGGAGATCCAACGGCTCATGGACAAGCACGGCTCGGTGTACTTTGATTATCGGTGGGAATATCTCAACATGGCACGAGCCGAAGGCCTTGAGAATCCTTCAACCACTTAGAAAAGCCATCGGATTGAACAGCGATATAATGACGAAAAACGACCCAAGATATAAGGTTCCAAAGAGACAACGCTAAATGAAAAGGAATTGAACAGGCAAATCGGCCGAGACTCGTGGCTTCACCTAGCCTCAGTATCCGAGATTGGTTTACCCACAAGGAATGGTTGAGAGGAATGCAGCGCCAACGTAACAATGCCCGAAACAACTTTCGCCAGAGAACCTATCATACAGTCCCGAAGAATAGCAGGCACGATTCCAAAAACTCCAGCCTCACACCGATCCTGCAGAATTACCGTTAGGCCGTAGCCGAATATAACAGAAACCAGATTTAATACAGGCTCGAGCCCAGCAAATCAATCCAGTTTGTTTAAGAGGATATTGCGCATTTATGCGTCTATATCTTTGAAAACCCTGGTAGACATTAGACTATTTGGGGTTTTCACATTTCAGGCGGAACTCACAGGTGTTGTTCGTAGAATTTAAGCATCTTGCGCGGACACTTTTCGTAACATGTCTCAATGGAAACCTTCGACTTCTTATCATTGTTCCAGTGCAGGTATGCTACCAGACCATCACCCTCGCGAACGATGGTATCAACAGCCTTGACCTCTTTCTCCCAGTTCTTGGACTTGGGCATCCAGTCCGGCGCTTGgccttccttttccttttctggttctttttgttttccttcGTCCACATCCATTTCTTCGTTGTCCGGCGCTCGTGaccttctccgtctctttggctctggcttctcttcctgttcCGCTTTAGGTGGTCGCCCCGTGGATTTGCGCTTTTTGGGCTGTGGCTTTTCCGGTCGTCCTCCGATAAACTTGAAGTACTCTTCAAGAACATCCTGTGCGCCATCACTGGGGAAAGATCGTTAGCATATGCTAAGCAAAAAGGGTCCTGTCATCTTACAGATTCTCCTCTGGCTCCATAGTCTGGTCGCTGGGGTCTTCGTAGCCTTGCCATTTCACTTGGAACAGTAGTTTCTGTAGCAATGTCAGCCCAACATCGTCCGTCGCATGGGGaggataaagaagaaaagtATATGCGCACATTTCCCTTGAATGTATGGCCCAGGATCTTCTCGACTACGTAACTGGTAGACTCAGCATTGCTCGATCACAAACTTGGTTCATCTCCAACTCacagttcctcctcttcgtcgtcgtccacATCATTGGATTCCCCAACTCCGTTCTTCTTATCTTCAACCTCGTCATAAGGGATAGACTCTCCGGTGGATTCGTCATCCGACAAGTCGGCCACGGGTGCTGTTTGCGCAATTAGCTCAGCGCGCAACTTGTTAGAAGTgttactaaataaattactcACGCGGCATTGTTTGCGACGAGGCGAAGCCGAACAAACGCGACAACAGCTTGACGGTGCCTGGAGAAAGATCCGCGATAAAGCTAAATTGATTGGATGGGTTAAGACAAGACAGCCCCCGACGTCCGCGTAGAAGAGCAAGTCTCGATGGTGGAGATGATGTTCCTGAGGTTCAATGCTGCTTGCCGAGTCGCGCAAGCCAACCGCGTAGGTGGGAAACACACTAAACCTTATTGGGAGAGCTGCTCACTAGCCCGAACTGGGAATCTCCAGAATTTCTGAAAAGAGCCCCGTGAAGTGTGGACGAACGTCGAGGTTTCTAATTGTTGCTCCCACCTCACATCTCAAATCGCCCGGAGGAATCATTCCCTCCATTTCGTCTCGGACTTTTAATCTGTTTGCTCTCCCGTTTGAAATTTCCACACTGCCAGTTGGCAGACCGTCAAGATGGCGATGCGTGCGTCTCCGGTGCCCCTCATTCTGAGCCAGTACTAACTCGCTGTTTTCCTTATAGAGCTTGATATGTCTCAAGGTTCGAATACCTCGCTTTGCGAATGATCCACCGATGACTCGTCGCTAACTCCCCAAACAGCTTCTGTCATGAAGGATGAACAGGGCCGACCGTTCATCATCGTTCGAGAGTACGCCGCGGACACCCAGACCCTTACTACCTGTGTGGCAACAGCCCAACTGACGCACTGCTACGAACAGccagggaaagaagaagagacagCATGGAACAGAGGCTGTTAAATCTCACATCGTGGCTGCGAAGACCGTTGCCAGCATCGTGAAGACTTCTCTGGTATGGATTGTCACCGACCGTTCGAACCCGCATAGGGGCAATTTCTAAAAAAGAACATCTAGGGTCCCCGTGGTCTCGATAAGATCCTGATTTCCCCCGACGGTGACATTACTGTTACCAATGATGGTGCTACCATCCTTGGCCAGGTTCGTTTGGACGCACCACACACCGCATTCCCACCGTCTACGAGACAAATCTAATTCGTTGTGCTTTTTAAGATGGAAATTACAAACAACGTGGCCAAACTCCTCGTCGAGCTCTCGAAGTCccaggatgaagaaattgGTGATGGAACAACCGGTGTTGTCGTCCTGGCCGCGGCCATGCTGGAACAGGCGTCCGATCTCATCGACAAGGGCATTCACCCTATCCGAATTGCGGATGGTTACGACCAAGCCTGCGACATCGCCGTATCGAAGCTTGATCAGATCAGTGACGAAATCAAATTCACAAGAGATAACACTGAGAACCTGCTCAAGGTCGCAAAGACGAGTTTAGGAAGCAAGATGTATGGATGCTTGAATCCCCCAAGACCGAGATGATACTGACTTTGTGCAGCGTTTCCAAATCACACGACCAGTTTGCACAGATCGCCGTCGATGCCGTGCTCTCTGTTGCAGATCTCGAGCGGAAGGATGTGGACTTCGAGCTGATCAAGGTGGACGGGAAAGTTGGTGGAGCGCTTGAGGACTCCCTCCTGGTCAAGGGTGTCATCGTGGATAAGGACTTCTCTCACCCCCAGATGCCCGATGAGGTCAGGGATGCTAAGCTGGCAATCCTGACCTGCCCATTCGAACCGCCCAAGCCGAAGACAAAGCACAAGCTCGACATCACATCGGTGGAGGAGTTCAAGCGCCTGCAAGATTACGAGCGGGAGAAGTTCACAGAGATGATCCAAAACCTCAAGGACTCCGGCGCCAACCTGGTAATCTGTCAGTGGGGTTTCGATGATGAGGCTAACCACCTTCTGCTGCAAAACAAGCTCCCTGCCGTTCGCTGGGTGGGTGGACCTGAAATCGAGTTGATTGCCATTGCTACGAACGGGCGTATCGTACCTCGCTTCGAGGACCTCAACGCAGACAAGCTTGGAAGAGCCGGCCGAGTGCGCGAGATGACGTTCGGTACTACGCGAGAGAAGATGCTTGTTATTGAAGAGTGCGCGAACAGCCGTGCCGTGACGATATTCGTGCGAGGAAGTAACAAAATGGTGAGAAATGACGAGCCGGCTTTTACTTGGGTTGCGTCTTGCTAACTGTACCCTCAGATCATCGATGAAGCCAAACGATCATTGCACGACGCCATTTGCGTTGTCCGTAACCTTGTTACAGACAACCGTGTTGTgtatggtggtggtgctgcgGAGATTGCCTGCTCCATTGCCGTGGAAGATGCCGCTGTCAAGGTTTGTGGCCAAACACCTATTGTTCTTTTTTCGAGCcgatgctgatgatgttATTCCAGAGCCCCGGAATTGAGCAGTATGCCATGCGTGCATTCGCGGATGCACTTGATTCAGTCCCTCTCGCTCTGTC
Above is a window of Aspergillus puulaauensis MK2 DNA, chromosome 2, nearly complete sequence DNA encoding:
- the CTR86 gene encoding Ataxin-10 homo-association domain-containing protein (COG:S;~EggNog:ENOG410PFKI;~InterPro:IPR016024,IPR011989,IPR019156;~PFAM:PF09759), producing MADRASTEMKPKCTPAELMLKVILMGTLSHYETRGMIDDKRLDHMLSAGKQILYKTHQESDVRHGLGLSPDIWQGLTDVFTKAIPVLESQSFIWKSPPAANYEHSSSNLIAYNYFSLVKDIERLNDLCTIARNLLATTKKAQNMAAEKGFDQRVLALVDTCVRVTARGFDGETNARNEERWQKVVNLYKRLLITCLQFLHNFIMHNEQRKMVLWLDLFGYHSTGDSNIIQPKEPLDQASSHPEGLAPIVKTGERIVNPPIRALYDQTAEDLLLETISNFPREPATIKEEAAMLLLANIKDHMEKLLGRDLTAIQEMGKDPDQVKEIRAALTAILGAKVDGWSDLQDRAKDLPPALPDDEPPRKKAILTIDRSPTAGFPRICWSDLPDLNEYGALASGDAPIAEEDTSMPRSAQSAAETLQEAKDELMARLQETSQLGDERDHDYDTGDAGTVGDDDSRSLEAVADGSIDEEEEEDDEDDDDYRGRPGDQQRGLLTDIPLVLGPAEIEALPMIIQAGIVDSFGLKGGERTGLRNMQALRCHVLLTQETGRNLLRELLIFIAAWDLPDDELYFKMMVQIMDAVLKNGLMSHAYSDFGQPKDIISPAQAVVVKILTHIFRAKYSPASVTGSGQANSAKNPAPLSRVDVLTVRYIFTIFRGNIIPETCALIYLQGQIRAGRALPEDFPLNLWDMERVYEGVYQFLEFFAVLTENNDWKTLLVMWEIVYDLVTLIKELEASIPKGQLSQLNLGRHSPSRDHQQSASPGPIAVERPYDPSDPDPTDGGTASRPESPPITEDPSEFEWRNLKKLVVLVLSSLVWKCPEVQDQIRKHGGVETILSCTNFDAHNPYIKEHAVMCLKFLLEGNRENQKLIEDLEAREVRDDGGMMEQRGLEAVIDKTGKLALRPRDGQPVPDREIKEI
- a CDS encoding putative transcription factor Rap1 (COG:K;~EggNog:ENOG410PPT7;~InterPro:IPR039595,IPR001357,IPR009057,IPR038104, IPR021661,IPR015010;~PFAM:PF16589,PF11626,PF08914;~go_process: GO:0000723 - telomere maintenance [Evidence IEA]); amino-acid sequence: MASNTAGEAEQGRREGDGHDGIFQGMSFWLSENVPQKRRFKELIQQNDGVVKLREKDAGVLIVDHKRKNLPPNAYSYQFIEKSIQKGILEDLEVHKAGPSTARPVGATNIQARSHRLAYTIEDDQSIFDYVQQFEKNPKASISGNKIYEEFAAQHPRHTFQSWRDRYLKRLRGRPRPGGMIEPTAATADSEETRRSQSAHATTSRGDQVAAERNTPRRGPQERKRKRSPEPTESGEREPNRMASKQQTKAANQHPIPQPPEVVVPHESLVEKRKSPRRGEPPSPKKAKITTQQPPEVAVPHESLVEKRKSPRREEPPSPKKAKITTQQNTETAVNQEYAGGTSIGIDNLFLELPFLPPSPAAEEEEEAPEQDIESWIDNRLREGKGDEAQIIESLRCTSMDPTLADKVLDSIAAGNSIPADMRGVWTAEDDRSLEAQDTREIQRLMDKHGSVYFDYRWEYLNMARAEGLENPSTT
- a CDS encoding chromo domain-containing protein (COG:B;~EggNog:ENOG410PQJY;~InterPro:IPR000953,IPR023780,IPR008251,IPR016197;~PFAM:PF00385,PF01393;~go_component: GO:0005634 - nucleus [Evidence IEA]), which codes for MPPPVADLSDDESTGESIPYDEVEDKKNGVGESNDVDDDEEEELYVVEKILGHTFKGNKLLFQVKWQGYEDPSDQTMEPEENLDGAQDVLEEYFKFIGGRPEKPQPKKRKSTGRPPKAEQEEKPEPKRRRRSRAPDNEEMDVDEGKQKEPEKEKEGQAPDWMPKSKNWEKEVKAVDTIVREGDGLVAYLHWNNDKKSKVSIETCYEKCPRKMLKFYEQHLVFKDIDA
- the CCT5 gene encoding chaperonin-containing T-complex subunit CCT5 (BUSCO:EOG09261HM3;~COG:O;~EggNog:ENOG410PGD1;~InterPro:IPR002423,IPR027410,IPR027413,IPR017998, IPR002194,IPR027409;~PFAM:PF00118;~go_function: GO:0005524 - ATP binding [Evidence IEA];~go_function: GO:0051082 - unfolded protein binding [Evidence IEA];~go_process: GO:0006457 - protein folding [Evidence IEA]); translation: MAMQLDMSQASVMKDEQGRPFIIVRDQGKKKRQHGTEAVKSHIVAAKTVASIVKTSLGPRGLDKILISPDGDITVTNDGATILGQMEITNNVAKLLVELSKSQDEEIGDGTTGVVVLAAAMLEQASDLIDKGIHPIRIADGYDQACDIAVSKLDQISDEIKFTRDNTENLLKVAKTSLGSKIVSKSHDQFAQIAVDAVLSVADLERKDVDFELIKVDGKVGGALEDSLLVKGVIVDKDFSHPQMPDEVRDAKLAILTCPFEPPKPKTKHKLDITSVEEFKRLQDYEREKFTEMIQNLKDSGANLVICQWGFDDEANHLLLQNKLPAVRWVGGPEIELIAIATNGRIVPRFEDLNADKLGRAGRVREMTFGTTREKMLVIEECANSRAVTIFVRGSNKMIIDEAKRSLHDAICVVRNLVTDNRVVYGGGAAEIACSIAVEDAAVKSPGIEQYAMRAFADALDSVPLALSENSGLSPIETLAAIKSRQVKENNSRLGVDCMLSGNNDMKEHFVIDPLIGKRQQLLLATQLCRMVLKINNVIISGDDEQEF